The following proteins come from a genomic window of Oncorhynchus mykiss isolate Arlee chromosome 19, USDA_OmykA_1.1, whole genome shotgun sequence:
- the LOC110497528 gene encoding transmembrane protein 134 isoform X2, giving the protein METKFSIDDAFVLEGEDEGVSDGEKEGWKGREKDREGGEMTFGTLSFAKPQTHSPSAVAGSPDHSSSLKYQNLENEDVLGSSGNSSFNNFFKISDPATLSYCSSQWSFSTLSSVTQLSAHCCGWTSHPLVKKNRRVVLSSFLLLVTGVALIFTGVVIQLNPDAVYHVIYISCAVRGRRGFKFFYLPYFEK; this is encoded by the exons ATGGAAACGAAGTTCAGCATCGATGACGCGTTTGtgctggagggagaggatgaaggggtgtctgatggagagaaggaaggatggaagggcagagagaaagacagagaggggggagagatgacGTTCGGTACCCTCTCCTTTGCCAAACCCCAGACTCACTCGCCCTCCGCTGTGGCTGGCTCCCCCgaccacagcagcagtctgaagTACCAG AATCTGGAAAATGAAGATGTCTTGGGCAGCAGTGGCAATTCCTCTTTCAATAACTTCTTCAAAATCAG TGATCCTGCGACTCTGTCTTACTGCAGCTCCCAGTGGTCGTTCAGCACTTTGAGTTCTGTCACCCAGCTCTCTGCACACTGCTGCGG GTGGACGTCTCACCCTCTGGTGAAGAAGAACCGAAGAGTGGTCCTCTCCTCATTCCTTCTCCTCGTCACTGGAGTTG CTCTCATTTTCACTGGTGTCGTAATACAATTGAATCCGGATGCAG tgTACCATGTGATTTACATCAGCTGTGCTGTTCGGGGAAGACGAGGCTTCAAGTTCTTCTACTTGCcctattttgaaaaatga
- the LOC110497528 gene encoding transmembrane protein 134 isoform X1, with protein METKFSIDDAFVLEGEDEGVSDGEKEGWKGREKDREGGEMTFGTLSFAKPQTHSPSAVAGSPDHSSSLKYQNLENEDVLGSSGNSSFNNFFKISDPATLSYCSSQWSFSTLSSVTQLSAHCCGWTSHPLVKKNRRVVLSSFLLLVTGVALIFTGVVIQLNPDAGVSSAIFFVPGFLLFIPGVYHVIYISCAVRGRRGFKFFYLPYFEK; from the exons ATGGAAACGAAGTTCAGCATCGATGACGCGTTTGtgctggagggagaggatgaaggggtgtctgatggagagaaggaaggatggaagggcagagagaaagacagagaggggggagagatgacGTTCGGTACCCTCTCCTTTGCCAAACCCCAGACTCACTCGCCCTCCGCTGTGGCTGGCTCCCCCgaccacagcagcagtctgaagTACCAG AATCTGGAAAATGAAGATGTCTTGGGCAGCAGTGGCAATTCCTCTTTCAATAACTTCTTCAAAATCAG TGATCCTGCGACTCTGTCTTACTGCAGCTCCCAGTGGTCGTTCAGCACTTTGAGTTCTGTCACCCAGCTCTCTGCACACTGCTGCGG GTGGACGTCTCACCCTCTGGTGAAGAAGAACCGAAGAGTGGTCCTCTCCTCATTCCTTCTCCTCGTCACTGGAGTTG CTCTCATTTTCACTGGTGTCGTAATACAATTGAATCCGGATGCAG GTGTCTCAAGTGCCATTTTCTTTGTCCCTGGATTTCTTCTCTTCATTCCTGGGG tgTACCATGTGATTTACATCAGCTGTGCTGTTCGGGGAAGACGAGGCTTCAAGTTCTTCTACTTGCcctattttgaaaaatga
- the serping1 gene encoding plasma protease C1 inhibitor precursor (The RefSeq protein has 4 substitutions compared to this genomic sequence), producing the protein MGISVLSCVSLLLVFELFSSSVGVLQSVPGSTLVFPCLPGQNQKSFAGAKITWKYNDYLVPDYPESSKELKASKDGFYLEISPVSVANEGEYECVIKQNDMEWQKVHIVQVDVSSSYILKVIEGSTVNLPCDRPPSSKDPVHWYRYDKGMTNGKRKQLNPAETGEMVEGDRLEWLYGPLEKDMTITLNEVKMEDAGMYYCETAEQGRDSSNFNTIELIVEAAPTVLPYSCVGFMTPWESRQDETSRPWEAMLGESLNEFSMKLYAHLSQSQPMKNLLFSPISISGVLTHLLLGARGKTRRDMETALCLSHDFFCVHSEMKKLKLKLQDTLKMASQIYYNPNMKLSESFTNQSMQFYDADPVKLTNTSEVNVEMINSWVAKQTNNKIKELVDSVPAHTELLLLNTVYFNGQWKMKFDAKSKTFPFVKLNGDTVKVPVLYSAKYKLAVQYVPAVKAQVAMFPLSGASSLFILLPPTTKLTDLQLVEGKMTDRAVSQMVEQMNQVSPQATEVTLPKIKLDIRTEMNTLLRKIGLSELFDSANLCGLYPDNELLLTEARHRAFLSLTEEGVEAGAATSLSFSRSFSSFSALRPFLMILWSDQAKVPLFVGRVTEP; encoded by the exons ATGGGGATTTCAGTCCTATCGTGTGTCTCCCTCCTGCTTGTCTTTGAG ctTTTCTCTTCTTCCGTTGGGGTCCTGCAAAGTGTACCTGGCTCCACCCTGGTCTTCCCATGTCTCCCTGGCCAAAACCAAAAAAGCTTTGCTGGGGCTAAGATCACCTGGAAATACAACGACTATCTGGTTCCCGACTACCCAGAATCCTCAAAGGAACTCAAGGCCTCCAAGGATGGCTTCTATCTGGAAATCTCTCCCGTCAGTGTAGCCAACGAGGGGGAATATGAATGTGTGATCAAGCAGAATGATATGGAGTGGCAAAAAGTGCACATAGTCCAGGTTGATG tgtCCAGCAGCTACATTCTCAAAGTAATCGAAGGGTCCACTGTGAATTTACCTTGTGATCGCCCACCATCCAGCAAAGACCCGGTCCATTGGTACAGATATGATAAAGGAATGACGAACGGCACACGGAAGCAGTTGAATCCTGCAGAGACTGGAGAAATGGTGGAGGGTGACAGACTAGAATGGCTTTATGGCCCCCTTGAAAAAGATATGACAATCACACTTAATGAGGTCAAAATGGAGGATGCCGGCATGTACTACTGTGAGACAGCTGAGCAGGGCAGAGACAGCAGCAACTTTAATACAATTGAGCTAATTGTGGAAG CTGCGCCCACCGTTCTTCCTTACTCCTGCGTTGGGTTCATGACCCCCTGGGAATCGTGCCAGGACGAGACCAGCAGGTCGTGGGAGGCCATGCTAGGAGAATCCCTCAATGAGTTCTCCATGAAGCTTTATGCCCACCTCAGCCAATCACAGCCCATGAAAAACCTGCTCTTCTCTCCAATCAGCATCAGCGGGGTGTTAACCCACCTGTTACTAG ggGCTCGTGGCAAGACAAGGAGAGACATGGAGacggctctctgtctgtctcacgacTTCTTCTGTGTTCATTCCGAGATGAAGAAACTGAAGCTGAAACTTCAGGACACACTGAAGATGGCCTCCCAGATCTATTACAACCCCA ataTGAAGTTGAGTGAGTCCTTTACCAACCAATCCATGCAGTTCTACGATGCGGATCCAGTCAAATTGACCAATACCAGTGAGGTAAACGTGGAAATGATCAACAGTTGGGTTGCAAAGCAGACAAATAATAAAATCAAAGAGCTGGTCGACTCTGTTCCCGCCCACACCGAACTGCTACTCCTCAATGCTGTGTATTTCAATG GTCAATGGAAGATGAAATTTGATGCAAAATCCAAAACGTTTCCATTTGTGAAACTGAATGGTGATACTGTGAAGGTGCCTGTCCTCTACAGTGCCAAATACAAATTGGCTGTGCAATATGTCCCGGCAGTGAAGGCACAG GTGGCGATGTTCCCTCTCTCTGGTGCAAGTAGCTTGTTCATCTTGCTCCCGCCCACTACCAAGCTCACAGACCTGCAATTGGTGGAGGGGAAGATGACGGACAGGGCAGTGAGCCAGATGGTGGAGCAGATGAATCAGGTGTCTCCCCAGGCCACCGAGGTCACTCTTCCCAAAATCAAACTGGACATCCGGACCGAGATGAACACCCTGCTCAGGAAGATAG GTTTGTCGGAGCTGTTCGACAGCGCCAACCTGTGTGGCCTCTACCCCGACAACGAGTTGCTCCTGACGGAAGCCCGCCACCGGGCCTTCCTCTCCCTGACGGAGGAAGGTGTGGAGGCTGGGGCGGccacttccctctctttctcccgctccttctcttccttctcagCCCTCAGGCCCTTCCTGATGATACTGTGGAGCGACCAGGCCAAGGTCCCACTGTTCGTGGGTCGAGT